One Rhinolophus sinicus isolate RSC01 linkage group LG06, ASM3656204v1, whole genome shotgun sequence DNA window includes the following coding sequences:
- the FHL3 gene encoding four and a half LIM domains protein 3 — protein MSEAFDCAKCSESLYGRKYIQTDNGPYCVPCYDNTFANTCAECQQLIGHDSRELFYEDRHFHEGCFRCCRCQRSLADEPFTCQDSELLCNDCYCSAFSSQCSACGETVMPGSRKLEYGGQTWHEHCFLCSGCEQPLGSRSFVPDKGAHYCVPCYENKFAPRCARCSKTLTQGGVTYRDQPWHRECLVCTGCQTPLAGQQFTSRDEDPYCVACFGELFAPKCSSCKRPITGLGGGKYVSFEDRHWHHSCFACARCSTSLVGQGFVPDGDQVLCQGCSQAGP, from the exons ATGAGCGAGGCCTTTGACTGTGCAAAATGCAGCGAGTCCCTGTATGGACGCAAATACATCCAGACAGACAACGGCCCCTACTGCGTGCCCTGCTATGACAACACCTTCGCCAACACCTGTGCTGAGTGTCAGCAGCTGATTGGGCATGACTCTAGG GAGCTGTTCTACGAAGACCGCCACTTCCACGAGGGCTGCTTCCGCTGCTGCCGCTGCCAGCGCTCCCTGGCTGATGAGCCCTTCACCTGCCAGGACAGTGAGCTGCTCTGCAATGACTGCTACTGCAGTGCCTTCTCCTCGCAGTGCTCTGCCTGTGGGGAGACCGTCATGCCGG GGTCCCGGAAGCTGGAATATGGAGGCCAGACATGGCATGAGCACTGCTTCCTGTGCAGCGGCTGTGAGCAGCCGCTGGGCTCCCGTTCCTTCGTGCCCGACAAGGGTGCTCACTACTGCGTGCCCTGCTATGAGAACAAGTTTGCTCCTCGCTGTGCCCGCTGCAGCAAG ACGCTGACACAGGGTGGCGTGACATACCGTGACCAGCCCTGGCATCGAGAGTGCCTGGTCTGCACCGGGTGCCAGACACCCCTAGCAGGGCAGCAGTTCACCTCCCGGGATGAAGATCCCTACTGTGTGGCATGTTTTGGAGAACTCTTTGCACCCAAGTGCAGCAGCTGCAAGCGCCCCATCACAG GACTCGGTGGAGGCAAGTACGTGTCCTTTGAAGACCGCCACTGGCACCACAGCTGCTTCGCCTGTGCCCGCTGCTCCACCTCCCTGGTGGGCCAAGGCTTCGTGCCTGATGGAGACCAAGTGCTGTGCCAGGGCTGCAGCCAGGCAGGGCCCTGA